The following proteins are co-located in the Halarcobacter sp. genome:
- a CDS encoding TRAP transporter substrate-binding protein, with translation MFTNMKRNIVMTTLVVLLGVMSVAQTAAAAQNWRFSNLYGRGTAFGDLYQQLAKDIEKNTNGEIKVQVLFSGEGVGTSGLLGATKSGLITMAAPFQSMHAGELPAGVVEIGLPGGTADTDKLYKLFHEDGWDKILKKAYGSQGLVWLEPYIQPPVYIITKKPIKSVADFQGLKIRAPGAYGKFLRNLGASPVSLAWSEIYTSLATGVIDGSIGSNMIDHRDGNHVEVAKYMYRLPLAGAQVLPIVVNRNAWNKLTDAQKKGVYDATVAHAKNQLTMSRKWEKEAVAQMEAKGLKWSPEPSEADKKAWHDAGAGLWDEYSSKDKYSKQLIDVLRNQAK, from the coding sequence ATGTTTACTAACATGAAAAGAAATATAGTAATGACTACATTAGTTGTACTATTAGGTGTAATGTCAGTTGCGCAAACAGCAGCAGCTGCTCAAAATTGGAGATTTTCAAATCTATACGGTAGAGGAACTGCATTTGGTGATTTATATCAACAATTAGCAAAAGATATTGAAAAAAATACAAATGGTGAAATTAAAGTTCAAGTATTATTTTCAGGTGAAGGTGTAGGTACTTCTGGTCTTTTAGGTGCTACTAAATCTGGGCTTATTACTATGGCTGCTCCTTTTCAATCTATGCATGCTGGTGAATTACCTGCTGGTGTAGTTGAAATTGGTTTACCAGGTGGTACTGCTGATACTGATAAATTATACAAACTTTTCCATGAAGATGGTTGGGATAAAATTCTTAAAAAAGCTTATGGTTCTCAAGGTTTAGTATGGTTAGAGCCTTACATTCAACCACCAGTTTATATCATCACTAAAAAACCTATTAAATCTGTTGCTGATTTCCAAGGTCTTAAAATTAGAGCTCCTGGTGCATATGGTAAATTCTTAAGAAACTTAGGTGCTTCTCCTGTTTCATTAGCTTGGAGTGAAATTTATACTAGTTTAGCTACTGGTGTTATTGATGGTTCTATTGGTTCTAATATGATTGACCACAGAGATGGAAACCATGTTGAAGTTGCAAAATATATGTATAGACTTCCTTTAGCTGGTGCTCAAGTTTTACCAATCGTTGTAAATAGAAATGCATGGAATAAATTAACTGATGCTCAGAAAAAAGGTGTTTATGATGCTACAGTTGCTCACGCTAAAAACCAATTAACTATGTCTAGAAAATGGGAAAAAGAAGCTGTTGCTCAAATGGAAGCTAAAGGTTTAAAATGGTCTCCAGAACCTTCTGAAGCGGATAAAAAAGCTTGGCATGATGCAGGTGCTGGTCTATGGGACGAGTACTCTTCTAAAGATAAATACAGCAAACAGTTAATTGATGTATTAAGAAATCAAGCTAAATAA